One segment of uncultured Propionivibrio sp. DNA contains the following:
- a CDS encoding PstS family phosphate ABC transporter substrate-binding protein yields the protein MKHRILSALALAGFAVVGAQPVLAQVVKVDGSSTVYPITEAVAEDFQKAKKNAVKVTVGISGTGGGFKKFCRGEIDVSDASRPILKAEMEACKQAGIQYYELPVAFDAITVVVNPKSFLKDISVEQLKAMWEPAAQGKVSKWNQINPAWPDAPIKLFGPGADSGTFDYFTEAVVGKAKSSRGDYTASEDDNVLVQGISRDVNAIGYFGYAYYAENTSKLKALAVVEKAGKAGVAPSEKTVLDGSYQPLSRPIFIYVNAKSYEKPEVKEFVEYYMKEGAKLSKEVKYVPLPAKAYTVNLEHIAKKKLGTVFGGNAEVGVTIEALQKREGSL from the coding sequence ATGAAACACAGAATTCTTTCCGCCCTGGCCCTGGCCGGGTTTGCCGTCGTCGGCGCGCAACCGGTGCTGGCCCAGGTCGTCAAGGTCGATGGTTCGTCGACGGTCTATCCGATCACCGAGGCCGTTGCCGAGGACTTCCAGAAAGCCAAGAAGAACGCGGTCAAGGTGACCGTCGGTATCTCGGGCACAGGCGGTGGCTTCAAGAAGTTCTGCCGCGGCGAGATCGACGTGTCCGACGCGTCGCGCCCGATCCTCAAGGCCGAGATGGAAGCCTGCAAGCAGGCCGGCATCCAGTATTACGAACTGCCGGTGGCGTTCGACGCGATCACCGTCGTCGTCAATCCGAAGAGCTTCCTCAAGGACATCAGCGTCGAGCAGTTGAAGGCGATGTGGGAGCCGGCGGCGCAGGGCAAGGTCAGCAAGTGGAACCAGATCAACCCGGCCTGGCCGGACGCGCCGATCAAGCTCTTCGGGCCGGGCGCCGATTCGGGTACCTTCGATTACTTCACCGAGGCCGTCGTCGGCAAGGCCAAGTCCTCGCGCGGCGACTACACCGCGTCCGAAGATGACAACGTTCTGGTTCAGGGCATCTCGCGCGACGTCAATGCGATCGGCTATTTCGGCTACGCCTACTACGCCGAGAACACCAGCAAGCTGAAGGCGCTGGCGGTGGTCGAGAAGGCCGGCAAAGCCGGTGTCGCCCCGTCGGAAAAGACGGTGCTGGATGGCTCTTACCAGCCGCTGTCGCGCCCGATCTTCATCTATGTCAATGCCAAGTCGTACGAGAAACCCGAAGTGAAGGAATTCGTCGAGTACTACATGAAGGAAGGCGCCAAGTTGTCGAAGGAAGTGAAGTACGTGCCGCTGCCCGCCAAGGCCTACACGGTCAATCTTGAACACATCGCCAAGAAGAAGCTCGGTACGGTGTTCGGCGGCAACGCCGAGGTCGGTGTGACGATCGAAGCGCTGCAGAAGCGCGAGGGTTCGCTCTAA
- a CDS encoding FGGY-family carbohydrate kinase has product MGNPVHLGIDVGSASVRAGLFDREGHRLAFVVRPIQQFHAKPLHVEQSSADIWAQTVAAVREAVATAAIDPAQVVSIGVDATCSLVAVGANGAPVSVAEGGEAERDIIMWMDHRAGDQTAAINATKDPALAYVGGEVSIEMELPKVLWLKQRFPERYARTWRFFDLADYLTWRLAAADTASVCTLTCKWNYLAHENRFSATLLAAVGLDDLLGKVPAKVLPLGSAAGGLSQAAAAELGLSAGITVATGIIDAHAGGLALVSTAPLGSLAIIGGTSNCHMVVNPDPVMVPGVWGPYYGAMLPGWWLGEGGQSAAGALLDWTLRQSDAWPLLEATAKDENRNLYAVLNDWTADLERREAYPARDLHVLSDHHGNRSPRANPHARGAVVGLTLETGKDALARLYLATLQALAYGTRHIIESMNAAGHKIERIIMCGGGTKNPYWLRENADATGCEIHLVSEEDAVTLGAALLGAVAGGAFPTLPDAAARMVRPGGSVKARPDTKAFHDAKYAVYLQLYETMERCRSAMQAWH; this is encoded by the coding sequence TTGGGAAACCCCGTTCATCTCGGAATCGACGTCGGCTCGGCGAGCGTGCGCGCCGGTCTTTTTGACCGTGAAGGCCATCGCCTGGCCTTTGTCGTGCGACCGATCCAGCAGTTCCACGCCAAGCCGCTGCACGTCGAGCAATCCTCGGCCGACATCTGGGCGCAAACCGTCGCCGCCGTGCGCGAGGCCGTCGCCACCGCCGCGATCGATCCGGCGCAAGTCGTCTCGATCGGCGTCGACGCCACCTGTTCGCTCGTCGCCGTCGGCGCCAATGGCGCACCGGTGTCGGTCGCCGAAGGCGGCGAAGCCGAGCGCGACATCATCATGTGGATGGACCACCGCGCCGGCGACCAGACCGCCGCGATCAACGCCACGAAAGACCCGGCGCTGGCGTACGTCGGCGGCGAAGTCAGCATCGAAATGGAATTGCCCAAGGTGCTGTGGCTGAAGCAGCGTTTCCCCGAGCGCTACGCCCGGACCTGGCGCTTCTTCGACCTCGCCGACTACCTGACCTGGCGCCTCGCCGCGGCTGACACGGCGAGCGTGTGCACACTCACCTGCAAGTGGAACTATCTCGCGCACGAGAACCGTTTCAGCGCAACGCTGCTCGCGGCGGTCGGCCTCGACGACCTGCTCGGCAAGGTACCGGCGAAGGTATTGCCCCTCGGTTCGGCCGCCGGCGGTCTGAGCCAGGCGGCGGCGGCCGAACTCGGACTATCGGCCGGCATCACCGTCGCCACCGGCATCATCGACGCGCATGCCGGCGGGCTGGCGCTGGTCAGCACGGCGCCGCTCGGCAGCCTGGCGATCATCGGCGGCACCTCGAACTGCCACATGGTCGTCAATCCCGACCCGGTGATGGTCCCCGGCGTCTGGGGACCGTATTACGGCGCCATGCTGCCCGGCTGGTGGCTCGGCGAAGGCGGACAGAGCGCTGCCGGCGCCCTGCTCGACTGGACGCTGCGCCAGAGCGACGCCTGGCCGCTGCTCGAAGCGACGGCGAAAGACGAGAATCGCAACCTCTACGCCGTACTCAACGACTGGACGGCGGATCTCGAACGCCGCGAAGCCTACCCCGCGCGCGACCTGCATGTGCTCTCCGACCACCACGGCAACCGCTCGCCGCGCGCCAACCCGCATGCCCGCGGCGCCGTCGTCGGACTCACGCTCGAAACCGGCAAGGACGCGCTCGCACGCCTGTACCTCGCCACGCTGCAGGCGCTGGCCTACGGCACGCGCCACATCATCGAAAGCATGAACGCGGCCGGGCACAAGATCGAACGCATCATCATGTGTGGGGGCGGCACGAAGAACCCGTACTGGCTGCGTGAAAACGCCGACGCGACCGGCTGCGAGATCCATCTCGTCAGCGAGGAAGACGCCGTGACGCTGGGCGCCGCCCTGCTCGGTGCCGTCGCCGGCGGCGCTTTTCCGACCCTGCCTGACGCGGCGGCCCGGATGGTCCGTCCCGGCGGCAGCGTCAAGGCGCGCCCCGACACCAAGGCTTTCCACGACGCCAAATACGCCGTCTATCTGCAACTTTACGAAACGATGGAACGTTGCCGTTCCGCCATGCAGGCCTGGCACTGA
- the pstC gene encoding phosphate ABC transporter permease subunit PstC: MTPGRVSPRLSHNAMRHWNERLIEAVLFLAAALSVLTTLGIVYILVSESIHFFARISIVDFLTDTQWTPLFDDAHFGIMVLVSGTLVSSLVALLVAIPVGTTIAIYLSEFAGSRVREIAKPILELLGGIPTIVYGYFALLVVTPILQVLLPNLPGFSLLSAGFVMGIMIVPYIASLSEDAMRAVPMSLREGAYAMGSSRLYTAIHVVIPAALSGLAASYVLAVSRAVGETMILAVAAGMQPNLTWNPMEPAATITSYIVQVALGDLPHGSIGYQTIFAAGLTLLLITLMFNIVGQWLRAKYKENY, from the coding sequence ATGACGCCCGGTCGGGTGAGCCCGCGTTTGTCGCACAACGCGATGCGCCACTGGAACGAGCGCCTGATCGAAGCCGTCCTGTTCCTGGCCGCCGCGCTCTCTGTGCTGACGACGCTCGGTATCGTCTATATCCTCGTTTCCGAATCGATTCATTTCTTCGCGCGTATTTCGATCGTCGATTTCCTGACCGACACGCAATGGACGCCGCTCTTCGACGACGCCCACTTCGGCATCATGGTGCTGGTGTCCGGTACGCTGGTGTCATCACTCGTCGCCTTGCTCGTGGCGATTCCGGTCGGCACGACGATCGCCATCTACCTCTCCGAATTCGCCGGCAGCCGCGTGCGCGAAATCGCCAAGCCGATCCTCGAACTGCTCGGTGGCATCCCGACGATCGTGTATGGTTATTTCGCCCTGCTCGTCGTCACGCCGATCCTGCAGGTGCTGCTTCCCAATCTGCCCGGCTTCTCGCTGCTTTCGGCCGGCTTCGTCATGGGCATCATGATCGTTCCCTACATCGCCTCACTCTCCGAGGATGCCATGCGCGCCGTGCCGATGAGCCTGCGCGAGGGCGCCTATGCGATGGGCTCGTCGCGGCTCTACACGGCGATCCACGTTGTAATACCAGCGGCATTGTCCGGGCTGGCCGCGTCGTATGTGCTGGCAGTGTCGCGCGCCGTTGGCGAGACGATGATTCTCGCCGTTGCCGCCGGCATGCAGCCGAACCTGACCTGGAACCCGATGGAACCGGCCGCGACGATCACGTCCTACATCGTCCAGGTTGCGCTTGGCGATCTGCCGCACGGATCGATCGGTTATCAGACGATCTTCGCCGCCGGCCTCACGCTGCTGCTGATCACCTTGATGTTCAACATCGTTGGCCAGTGGCTGCGGGCCAAATACAAGGAAAATTATTGA
- a CDS encoding YhcH/YjgK/YiaL family protein → MIVGLVSDVAHQKSVLPAAVVRALEAIQKVNPLELAPGKYEVEGDKLFYLVQDVELRTLAESRAEAHKQYADIQLPYSTAERYGFALPQPELPIADDQLKDKDLAFFPTPAAEAFIDVNPGAFLVFLPQELHRPCVVVNEKKMIRKVVMKVHSSLLGL, encoded by the coding sequence ATGATCGTCGGTCTGGTATCCGATGTCGCCCACCAGAAATCCGTTCTGCCCGCCGCCGTCGTGCGTGCGCTCGAAGCCATCCAGAAGGTGAACCCGCTGGAATTGGCGCCAGGCAAGTACGAAGTCGAAGGCGACAAGCTCTTCTATCTCGTCCAGGACGTCGAACTGCGCACGCTGGCCGAAAGCCGCGCCGAAGCGCACAAGCAATACGCCGACATCCAGTTGCCCTACTCGACCGCCGAGCGCTATGGCTTCGCTCTGCCACAACCGGAACTGCCGATCGCCGACGACCAGCTCAAGGACAAGGACCTCGCCTTCTTCCCGACGCCGGCCGCCGAAGCCTTCATCGACGTCAATCCCGGCGCTTTCCTGGTCTTCCTGCCGCAGGAACTGCATCGCCCCTGCGTCGTCGTCAACGAAAAGAAGATGATCCGCAAGGTCGTCATGAAGGTGCATAGCAGCCTGCTCGGCCTCTGA